The Planctomicrobium piriforme genome segment GATGGCGGTATTCAGGTTCGTCCCCAGTACGATCCCGTCCTGACCTGCACCCAATTGTTCCAATCCGCTGAGATGCCGACGCTCGGCATATCTTCGGGCACGTTCCAATAGTAAGTCGTCAATGTCAGACATTCTGCAAAACCTGCGATCCAACTATTCATCGCATGTGCGGCTGGAATTGCTGCTGGACGGGCATTGCTACCGCGTTGCCAAAACGGGACCGAGCTATTTCGTTTTGACCGATCAGGTTGATCTTCCAGCTGCGGCTGCGGTCCTCCGCATGATTGTCGATGGCCGAGAACATCTTTGGAATATCTTCCTGAAAAACGGTGCGGTTCCATTCGATGAGCGGGTGGAGTTTGAGCGAATCAAACCGGAACTGGCGCAAACAGTTTAACGGAATTCAATACCGCATCGGACACACTTCAAGTGTGTCGTTCAACGGTCAGCTTGTCATTCCCAGTCTTCGATGCGGCGAGGCCAGTCGTCTTTGAGTAGACGCGACAGCGAGCGGTCGGCCAGGACTTTGCCGCCCGTCTGACAGGTGGCGCAGTAATTCGTTTCGTTTTCGGCGTAGACGATCCGCTGTACCGGCGACCCGCAGATCGGGCAAGGCTGCCCATATTTGCCGTGTACGGCCATTTCCGGGCGGAACGCCGTGACCTTGGATGGAAACTTGCCCTTGGCTTCTTTCCGCAGGCGTTCGATCCATTCCTGCATGACGGACTTCACGGCAGCATGCAGCCGTTCAATCTCGTCCTGAGTCAGTTTTTGCGTCTGCTGAATGGGAGAGAGCCGGGCTCGATGCAAAATTTCGTCGGAATAGGCATTGCCGATGCCGCTGAAGAGCATGGGATTGGTCAACTGCCGTTTCAGCGTTCGGTTGGTCAGCGTCAGCGGGGCCTGAAATTCGGCGAGCGTTGCCGAGAGGACGTCAATCCCGCCGGGGTCCTGCTCAAGGAGTTCCGCATCTCGAACGACATGCAGCGACGCTCGTTTTTTAGATCCGGCTTCGGTCAGCAGCAGTGTGCCGGCATCAAATTCAAATGCGGCGAGTCCGTTGCGGCCTGCTCCGGCGGCGCCTGGCGGCTTCCATTGCAACCGACCGGCGATCATCAGATGCAACACCAGCCACAGGCCATTGTCGAGACCGATGGCAATCCGCTTACCCAGCCGCTGCAACCCGGACACACGCTGCTGGAACGTCGCTTCGAGGGGCGGATCGAACGTCCTCAAGAGAAACGGACTGGTCACCCTGACCTTGTTCAGCATCGCTCCGAGCACCCGCTCTTCAAGGGCCTCGAGATAGACGGTGATGTCGGGGAGTTCAGGCACGAATGGGGTGGCTGCTCATGGACGGGACGCGTTTTGGATGAAATCCGAAATTCGAAGCACGAAATCCGAAACAGTTTCAAAACCCCAGCCCAGCGCCGTCTTTGGTGATTCGTATTCCGTTTCGGATTTCGAATTTCGTGCTTCGGATTTACCAACATCATCCAATGATTTCTTTCACCACATGTCCATGCACGTCGGTGAGTCGGAAGCGGCGGCCCTGGAATTTGTAGGTGAGGCGTTCGTGGTCGATGCCTAGGAGGGCCAGGATTGTCGCCTGCAGATCGTGAACATGTACCGGCTTGTCGGCGATGTTGTAGCAGTACGGGTCGGTTTCGCCGAATGTGAGGCCGGGCTTCACGCCGCCGCCGGCCATCCAGACGGTGAAGCAGCGAGGATGATGGTCGCGGCCAAAGTTATTCGCCACGAGCTTGCCCTGGCAGTAGTTCGTACGACCGAACTCGCCCCCCCAGATGACGAGCGTGTCGTCGAGCATTCCCCGCTGTTTCAGGTCGGTGATAAGCGCGGCCGAAGCCTGATCGGTCTGCTGGCATTCCTTGCGAATCCCGCCTGGCAGGCCGCCGTGATGGTCCCAGTCCTGGTGATAGAGTTGAATGAAGCGCACGCCTCGTTCCGCCAGTCGGCGGGCTAACAGGCAATTCGCGGCATACGTTCCTGGCGTTTTGGCGTCTTCGCCGTAGAGGTCGAAGGTCTGCTGCGTTTC includes the following:
- a CDS encoding Fpg/Nei family DNA glycosylase; amino-acid sequence: MPELPDITVYLEALEERVLGAMLNKVRVTSPFLLRTFDPPLEATFQQRVSGLQRLGKRIAIGLDNGLWLVLHLMIAGRLQWKPPGAAGAGRNGLAAFEFDAGTLLLTEAGSKKRASLHVVRDAELLEQDPGGIDVLSATLAEFQAPLTLTNRTLKRQLTNPMLFSGIGNAYSDEILHRARLSPIQQTQKLTQDEIERLHAAVKSVMQEWIERLRKEAKGKFPSKVTAFRPEMAVHGKYGQPCPICGSPVQRIVYAENETNYCATCQTGGKVLADRSLSRLLKDDWPRRIEDWE